The following is a genomic window from Clostridium sp..
AAAAACTCTTAAATTTGTATTGATTATATATTCTATAAGCTGCCTTTTGTCACTTATGTTTTTTTATGGCTTAAAAATATTTGGATTAAATACAAGCATAACAACAAATTCTTTGATTACATTATGTTTTCTTGTCATAGTTTATTCATTAATATTTTTTAAATGCTACAGAGCTACGGTGAAAAAAGATAAATTCAACGAAAGGGCTTTTAAGATTACGAAGCTTGTAGTTTTATTCATAACTTATTTTCACTATATGTTTTTAAATTTTACTATGAACTTGAATGAGATGTGGCTTACAATTTTTTTCTTCGTAATTTTGGGAGCACTGTTTTTTGATATAAAAATGATTGTTTCTTCCATAATATTGAGCATATTATGTCAGGCGGTATTGTTTGTAAGCAGACCATCAATTTTACCGGGCGGGCGAATGATGCTTGCTGAAATGAGTATGAGAATAGTTGCTATAGTATTGATACTATCTGGAATATTTATGATCGTATATTTTTCAGCTAAATTGTTGAAGGAAATTACTGAAAAGGAAGCCCGAATTAGAGATGAAAATAAAAAAATGGCAAATGTATTTAAAAACATATCTGAGTTTTCAAACACTATTTTAGCATCCAGTGAAAGCTTGAGTGCGGTTATAGAGGAACAGACAAGTTCTCTTCAGGAGGTCTCGGGAGCAAGTAATAATGCAGCTAATGAATCAGAAGAAATACTCAATAAATCAAATAAGAATAAACACATACTGGATACTCTGCTGGGTGCAAATGAAGTCGTTGCAGAAAAAGCCAAAGCCAGTGAAACAAAGATAAAAGGATTTATTGATGCTACGGATAAAAATCAAAAATCACTAAATGATACAATTTCAATTATTACAGATATAAAAAATAGTATAGATGAAACATTTAATTCTACAAGGGAGCTTGAGAAAAAATCAAGCAAGGTAGACGAAATATTGAATCTTATAGGAAGAATATCTGAAGATACCAATCTTCTGGCACTCAATGCATCAATAGAGGCTGCTAGAGCAGGCAAATATGGAAATGGTTTTGCAGTTGTAGCTGAAGAAATAAGAAAACTTGCAGAAAATACAAAAAAATCACTTGAAGAAGTAGTGCAAATAGTGGAAGATCTTAAGAATAACATTTATGTAGTTGAACATCAAATGACTTCCAATACTGAAAAATCTAAAATGGGAAATAATCTGATCAATAACACTAATAAGAGTTTAAATGAAATGATTCTGAATTTAAAATCCTTTAGCGATGATATTGTAGATATAAGCACTGCATCCAATACTCTTTTAACGGAAACCAAAAATGTAGTTAAATTTAATGAGGAGGTCTCCGGTGTTACAGAAAATACGATATCAAAGTATAAGACTGTAACGGATGAAATAGGACAAAGTGCTGCTGCAAGTGAAGAAATTGAAGCAAATATAAATGAACTTAGAAATGTTGCAGTAGATATGAACAAGCTTATTAAATGATGAAGATAATTTATATAAATTAGAAAAAAGCCTTTATACATCTATTCTATTTTGTAAAAATAGAATAGCCTGTAATAAAGGCCTAATTCAAATGTTTCTTGTTTTTTCTGTTTGAAGGAGAAGTTTTTTCTCGGACTTCAAAGCATTCAGCTAAACATTCATCAATAATATCAGGAGTTATCAAAACAGGTTCTTTATCATGAAATTTATTCAATTGTTTCACCGCCTTTCATATATTAGCTTTATTATATACTTATAATACAGATCTGTCAATTGGAGCTTTATTAAAATTTAAAAATATTTTATAATGAAATTTTAAAAGAATTAATATATGGAATTTTCTCATAATTTTAATTAAAGTCAAATATAACAAAGAATTGGCTTATAAAAGTCAATGAAAATACTATGCTGTTATTATAATTTAATTTACATAATTAACGACAGAATTATAAAGTACACATTTATTTAACATATTTTTGTTAAGATTCAGTTAATTCTATAGATTAGTTTTAATAAAATTATAGCTGCCAATTTAAAACTGGCAAACTAATTATTTTCCTGTTCTTCAATCAATATATCAAGAAATCTGGAAATAAATCGTATGTTTTTATCACTGCATTTATTGAGTTTTTTAGCAATTTCATCCTTTATATATTCCCTTGATACATATATTGAATCCAATAATACCAAATCAGGGGTTACCTGCAAACTATTACATATCTTTAAAAGTGTCTCAATACTTGGAATAGACCTATTTCTTTCAATATTGCTTATGTAATTGTTTGAAAGACCTGTCATTTCGGCCAGCTGTTCCTGGGTAATATCATTGTCTTTGCGGATTGATCTAATTCTTTCACCTAATTTTTTATAATTTATTTCCATATGCACCACCTAATCTGACTTTAATAATTTTTTAAATAATATATAACAAATTAGAAGTGTATAATACACTTGTAATTGTAAAAAAAATTGTATATACTTAAAATATATATAATAAAATGTAAAAAGAGGAAGAATTGTGACATGGTTTAACTGGCAAAAAACGTATTTTATATTTATAAAATATGTTATATAATATATATTATGTTTTTTATGTTATACTTAAAAGACATTGCCTTTTAAAGGGAGGTGAGGTTTAATTGAATATAAAAAAGAAGTATGAATTTGTCCTAAATAATCTCAATGAAGTAATTGTAGAGTGGAACTCACAAAAAAATAAATTCTATTACTCTAATAATTGGAAAAATATTACAGGATATGATGTATATGATAAGAAAAATTTTTTTAATGAATTAAAAAATATCATTTTACCTGAAGATATATATATACTGGATAATACTTTGATGGAATATATGGAAAAAGATCTTGATTATTTTAACTGTGAATACAGGATAAGGACTAAAGATGGAAAAATAAAATGGATTTTGCATAAAGGTAAAAAAGTAAATAATAGTGATAAAAGTTGTAGTGTGACGATAAATTATATATCAGATATTACATACAAGAAAGTGTATGAAGATGAAATAAGATATCTTGCTTATTATGATACTACAACCAATTTGCCTAATAAGCTATTTCTGATAAAGAAATTAAATGAATATTTAAGTAAATTCAATCTAGTGCCTAATTTTAAAATGTCCTTGATTGTAGTTGATGTTGATAAATTCAAAACAATAGATAATATATACGGCAGTGAATTGGGAGACAGTTTGTTAAAAAAAGTTGCAGAAACTTTACAAATACAGTTAAAAGAAAATGATATCCTATCCAGTCTTGATAGAGACAAGTTTGCTATTTTAGTTACTGATTTCAAGGAAGTAGATGACATAGAATCCAGAGTTGAAAAATTTCTAAAAATGTTTGATAAAATAATTGAAATTGACAATAAAAAATTATATATAACTGTGAGCATAGGTATATCATTTTATTTTAAAAATATAAAAGATGCCGGTGAGATGCTCAAGATGTCTGACATAGCACTTTTAAATTCCAAGAAAAGTGGTAAAAATAGCTATTCGATTTATAGTGAGAGTATGAATAATAATCTTGCAGACAGAGTGAAAATTGAGATTGAATTGAAAGAGGCTATAGCAAAAAAAGAGTTTGTGTTATATTATCAACCTCAAATTGATACGAATATTAGTCAAATTTACGGGGTGGAAGCTTTATTAAGGTGGAATCATCCTCAACGGGGAATTATATCACCGGGATACTTTATAGATATTGCCGAACAAAATGGCATGATAAATGAAATTGGAAAACTTGTATTGTATGAAGCCTGTAGTCAGTTTAAAGAATTGGATAGTTTAGGATATGGAAATATTCATATGTCAGTAAATATATCAGAAAATCAATTGGAAGACGATTCTTTTTTAAAGTTTGTGGAGCATGTATTAGACAAAACAGAAGTAACCCCAAATTGTCTTTGTTTCGAAATAACGGAAAGGATACTTATGAATCCGGCAAAAAAGGTGCTGGACACTCTTTTCAAGTTCAAGGATATGGGCATAAAAATATTTGTTGATGATTTTGGAATAAAGTATTCTTCATTAAGCTATCTGACATATCTTCCTCTGGATGGAATTAAAATAGACAAATCATTTATTGATGAAATTGAAAGTTCCAGTAAAGCTCTTATAATTCTCAAAAATATTGTAAATCTAGCACATGAACTAAATCTTGAAATTGTGGCAGAAGGAGTTGAAACTAAAGGGCAGTTGGGCTATTTAAAGAATATAGCCTGCAGTAAGATACAGGGATTCATATTTAGCAGACCGCTTTCTTTTGACAAATTAGCTGAAAAATTAAAGTATGAACAGTTTAAATAATAAGGTTGGGTGAATTTTTTATGAAGGTAAAAACAGAATTGACTATAAGTTTTTTAATCATGATGTCATTTATTGCAGGTATTGGAATTGTAGGAATTACTACGTTTCCCTATAAGGATGTCATAACAACAATATTGATAATAACAGGAATAGTTGCAGCGTTGCTTTTTAGCTTTATTATACCGAGAAAGATAAATAAATACATTTTTAAAGTAGTAGATATATCTAAAAGTCTGGCCAATTTTGATTTCACAGGTGAACACGAAATTGAAACAAACAACGAATTTGCTCAAATATTTGAAGCTCTGAAAAAAGCACAGTCGAATATTAGAGAACTTATAAAGACGATTGGAGAAAATTCACAGAATATAAGTTCTTCGAGCCAGGAACTTTCCGCAATTTCAGAAGAATTATCTGCAAAAGTTATGAATATAGACGAGAGTGTGGCAAATATAACTTCAGGAATTGAGGAAAGAAGTGCCACAGCGGAAGAAATAACAGCATCCATTGAAGAAGTTGAGTCAAGTATCAATGAATTATCGGGAAGGGCTGTGGATGGCAGTAATAATGCGAGTAACTCAAAGGAGAAGTCAACTGCTTCCCGGATAAGAGGGAAAAAGGCTGTAGAAAAGGTAAGAAGCATGTATTCAGAGAAGAGAAAGAAGATGCTTCAATCCATTGAGGATGGGAAAATAGTGGCCAGCATAAGTACTATGGCTGATACCATAGCTGGTATAGCTGAACAGATAAATCTTCTTTCGTTAAATGCGGCTATTGAATCTGCGAGAGCCGGAGAACATGGAAAAGGATTTGCAGTAGTTGCAGATGAGGTGGGTAAACTTGCGGAGCAGTCTTCAGGTGCAGTAATTAATATTAAGGATACCATAACAAAAGTTCAAACTGCATTTTTTAATCTTTCACAGGAGAGCAGGGATATATTGAAGTTTGTAAATGAGGATGTACATAGTGAGTTTGAGAAATTCATGCAAATCAGTACAGAATACTATAATGATTCTGAATTTTTAAGCAAGATGTCCGAGGAAATGGCATCCATGGCAGAAGAACTTACAGCTACAATAAATCAGGTAAGTGAAGCTGTTCAAAATATGGCAAATACTTCACAGAAGTCTTCAGAGCATGCTGAAGCAATAAAGTCCAATATAGATGAAACTACCAAGGCTGTAGAACAGGTAGCACAGTCGGCTGCGGAGCAGGCGGTTGTTGCCCAGAAATTGAATGGCATGGTAATGAAATTCAAAATATAATTATAGAAAATCCAATTTCATTCTGTGAAATTGGATTTTCTATATGATAAAATAGTAAATAGTATATTGCTTTAAGAAAGGAAGAATTTCATGAAGACCATAAAGAGAATATCATCAATAGGACTCGGTGCAATAGGCTGTGCCTATAACAGCAAATTATACGATTTAAATCCGGAAGGATTGAGAGTTATAGCAGGAGGTGAAAGAGCTGATAGATATAGAAGGGATGGATTTATAATAAATGGGAAGCGCTATGACTTCATGTATGTGGACCCCAAAGACAGATGTGAACCGGCAGATTTGATTATTGTTTCAGTGAAGGCAAATCAATTGAAACAAGCTGTTGAGGATATAAAAAATCATGTAGGAGATAATACTATAATAATATCTCTCATGAATGGTATTACAAGTGAAAAAATAATAGGAAGCAAGTATGGAATGGACAAGATGCTTTATGCACTTTGTATAGCCATTGATGGAAACCGTAGAGGTAGTCACATCGAATTTTCAAGTTACGGAAGTATAGCTTTTGGAGAAGAGAATAATAGATATCATTCAGAAA
Proteins encoded in this region:
- a CDS encoding methyl-accepting chemotaxis protein; translation: MENKESSILSFNKKTLKFVLIIYSISCLLSLMFFYGLKIFGLNTSITTNSLITLCFLVIVYSLIFFKCYRATVKKDKFNERAFKITKLVVLFITYFHYMFLNFTMNLNEMWLTIFFFVILGALFFDIKMIVSSIILSILCQAVLFVSRPSILPGGRMMLAEMSMRIVAIVLILSGIFMIVYFSAKLLKEITEKEARIRDENKKMANVFKNISEFSNTILASSESLSAVIEEQTSSLQEVSGASNNAANESEEILNKSNKNKHILDTLLGANEVVAEKAKASETKIKGFIDATDKNQKSLNDTISIITDIKNSIDETFNSTRELEKKSSKVDEILNLIGRISEDTNLLALNASIEAARAGKYGNGFAVVAEEIRKLAENTKKSLEEVVQIVEDLKNNIYVVEHQMTSNTEKSKMGNNLINNTNKSLNEMILNLKSFSDDIVDISTASNTLLTETKNVVKFNEEVSGVTENTISKYKTVTDEIGQSAAASEEIEANINELRNVAVDMNKLIK
- a CDS encoding helix-turn-helix domain-containing protein; protein product: MEINYKKLGERIRSIRKDNDITQEQLAEMTGLSNNYISNIERNRSIPSIETLLKICNSLQVTPDLVLLDSIYVSREYIKDEIAKKLNKCSDKNIRFISRFLDILIEEQENN
- a CDS encoding bifunctional diguanylate cyclase/phosphodiesterase, which gives rise to MNIKKKYEFVLNNLNEVIVEWNSQKNKFYYSNNWKNITGYDVYDKKNFFNELKNIILPEDIYILDNTLMEYMEKDLDYFNCEYRIRTKDGKIKWILHKGKKVNNSDKSCSVTINYISDITYKKVYEDEIRYLAYYDTTTNLPNKLFLIKKLNEYLSKFNLVPNFKMSLIVVDVDKFKTIDNIYGSELGDSLLKKVAETLQIQLKENDILSSLDRDKFAILVTDFKEVDDIESRVEKFLKMFDKIIEIDNKKLYITVSIGISFYFKNIKDAGEMLKMSDIALLNSKKSGKNSYSIYSESMNNNLADRVKIEIELKEAIAKKEFVLYYQPQIDTNISQIYGVEALLRWNHPQRGIISPGYFIDIAEQNGMINEIGKLVLYEACSQFKELDSLGYGNIHMSVNISENQLEDDSFLKFVEHVLDKTEVTPNCLCFEITERILMNPAKKVLDTLFKFKDMGIKIFVDDFGIKYSSLSYLTYLPLDGIKIDKSFIDEIESSSKALIILKNIVNLAHELNLEIVAEGVETKGQLGYLKNIACSKIQGFIFSRPLSFDKLAEKLKYEQFK
- a CDS encoding methyl-accepting chemotaxis protein; the protein is MKVKTELTISFLIMMSFIAGIGIVGITTFPYKDVITTILIITGIVAALLFSFIIPRKINKYIFKVVDISKSLANFDFTGEHEIETNNEFAQIFEALKKAQSNIRELIKTIGENSQNISSSSQELSAISEELSAKVMNIDESVANITSGIEERSATAEEITASIEEVESSINELSGRAVDGSNNASNSKEKSTASRIRGKKAVEKVRSMYSEKRKKMLQSIEDGKIVASISTMADTIAGIAEQINLLSLNAAIESARAGEHGKGFAVVADEVGKLAEQSSGAVINIKDTITKVQTAFFNLSQESRDILKFVNEDVHSEFEKFMQISTEYYNDSEFLSKMSEEMASMAEELTATINQVSEAVQNMANTSQKSSEHAEAIKSNIDETTKAVEQVAQSAAEQAVVAQKLNGMVMKFKI
- a CDS encoding ketopantoate reductase family protein encodes the protein MKTIKRISSIGLGAIGCAYNSKLYDLNPEGLRVIAGGERADRYRRDGFIINGKRYDFMYVDPKDRCEPADLIIVSVKANQLKQAVEDIKNHVGDNTIIISLMNGITSEKIIGSKYGMDKMLYALCIAIDGNRRGSHIEFSSYGSIAFGEENNRYHSEKVKAVEDLFERAGIQYEIPEDMKKSMWYKFMINVGINQTSAVLGATYGLFQNNDNARKFMESAMWEVIRLSQKAGANLNGNDIKKWYEVLDTMPKDSGTSMFQDIKYGRDTEVDMFAGTVCELGEKYNVDTPVNNTLLNIIKVIEKTKVLACKDY